One Setaria italica strain Yugu1 chromosome I, Setaria_italica_v2.0, whole genome shotgun sequence DNA window includes the following coding sequences:
- the LOC101770989 gene encoding uncharacterized protein LOC101770989: protein MASQIESHRAGAEVVNGDAICRKKSIELLEELGLPKGLLPLEDIEEFGYNREDGFMWLVQRKKKVEHTFKKIKQIVSYAGEVTAFVEKGKLKNISGVKTKELFLWLSVVEVYVPESSPEKVTFKTGTGLSDTFDATAFALGE, encoded by the coding sequence ATGGCATCGCAAATTGAGAGCCACCGCGCCGGCGCAGAGGTCGTCAATGGAGACGCCATCTGCAGGAAGAAGTCCATCGAGCTCCTCGAGGAGCTTGGCCTCCCAAAGGGCCTGCTGCCCCTTGAGGACATCGAGGAGTTCGGGTACAACCGTGAGGATGGGTTCATGTGGCTGgtgcagaggaagaagaaggtggagcaCACCTTCAAGAAGATCAAGCAGATCGTGTCGTACGCCGGCGAGGTCACGGCCTTTGTCGAGAAGGGGAAGCTGAAGAATATCTCCGGGGTCAAGACCAAAGAGCTGTTCCTATGGCTCAGCGTGGTGGAGGTGTATGTTCCAGAATCCTCGCCGGAGAAGGTCACCTTCAAGACCGGCACTGGACTCTCCGATACCTTTGATGCCACTGCCTTCGCACTCGGAGAGTGA